The Desulfofundulus salinus genome includes the window AAAAGGAAAAGAATTTAACGAAACTGTTCCCCTTGAACAATTGCTTTACGATACCTGTTTAACCTGCCAACACCCCAACCCGGTGTTGTTCGACATCATGATGGGCGAACCAGTTCCGGTGAAAGAAACCGAATGTTTTGCCGACGTAGCAAACTTTGAAACAAAAGCACCGGCGGAAAAGCGGGCATATCTCATGCAGGAACTGTCCCGTTGTATTCGATGCTATGCCTGCCGGCAGGCCTGCCCCATGTGCTTCTGCGAAGAATGCTTTGTCGATTGCTCTATGCCCCAGTGGCTTAGCAAGTCATCCCTGAATGTTCAGGATAACGTCTTCTTCCAGGCCGTAAGGGCACTTCACCTGGCCGGGCGCTGCGTGGACTGTGGAGCATGCGACCGTGCCTGCCCCATGGGCATTGATTTGCGCACCTTAACCCGCAAAATGGTGAAGGATGTTCAGGAGCTGTTTGGTTATACCGCCGGGGTCAGCTTGGATCAAAAACCTCCGCTAGCTGCACCAATTAATACAACAAGCCCGGCCACTTGTAATCAAGACGGGAGGTGAGAGAGTGTTGCTTGTAAATAAAGGCCAGTTTACCGATTGGCTCAATCAGTTAATACAGGTTTATCAGGTATATGCCCCTGTAAAAGAGGATGACTATTTCTGCTTTAAAAAAATTAACTCTGGCGACCAGGCAACCTTGAATTATACCAACTCCAAGGTTCCCCCCAAAGAAGTTCTCTTTCCACGTTCGGAAAAACTCTTCTGCTATCGCTGTGAAAACGATGGCGTTCAATTAACAGAACAAATTGATGAAAGCAAAAAAATTATCGTTGGCTTAAGGCCCTGCGACGCCAAAAGCTTTCTCCTTCTGGACGGCGTCTTTAACAGTGACAAATATCATGATCCTTACTACCTGATAAGAAGAAACAATACCGTACTGGTAGGTCTTGGGTGTAATCAACCGGCAGCCACCTGCTTTTGCACTTCCCTGGGCGGGGGTCCTTTTGCCACCGAAGGCCTGGACCTCTTGCTGGTGGACATCGGTGACCGATACGTGGTGGAGGTGCTGACGGACAGGGGTCGAGAATTGC containing:
- a CDS encoding 4Fe-4S dicluster domain-containing protein encodes the protein MSELTRAIQETAQKLLQNREVELVVGFAEGSLPLRNTPCFVRQPEEAQKLVWGYGCENNLANYLRKRPEKVAVVAKGCDSRSIVELIKENQIDRDKLVVIGVPCRGMIDRKKVTHLLAGKELLEAEVRDGQVVLKGKEFNETVPLEQLLYDTCLTCQHPNPVLFDIMMGEPVPVKETECFADVANFETKAPAEKRAYLMQELSRCIRCYACRQACPMCFCEECFVDCSMPQWLSKSSLNVQDNVFFQAVRALHLAGRCVDCGACDRACPMGIDLRTLTRKMVKDVQELFGYTAGVSLDQKPPLAAPINTTSPATCNQDGR
- a CDS encoding 4Fe-4S dicluster domain-containing protein, translating into MLVNKGQFTDWLNQLIQVYQVYAPVKEDDYFCFKKINSGDQATLNYTNSKVPPKEVLFPRSEKLFCYRCENDGVQLTEQIDESKKIIVGLRPCDAKSFLLLDGVFNSDKYHDPYYLIRRNNTVLVGLGCNQPAATCFCTSLGGGPFATEGLDLLLVDIGDRYVVEVLTDRGRELLSGMELPAANQEAQEAARIVKEGAALSTQVNLEGLKSKLDVIFYDPIWDLIHEKCLGCAACTYTCPTCHCFDIVDEAEGNEGCRIRNWDACMFPLFTLHGSGHNPRPTGKERFRQRVMHKFKYFVDNFNAIACVGCGRCIINCPVNLDIREVLAEIQGSEVRSDKQ